The following proteins come from a genomic window of Miscanthus floridulus cultivar M001 chromosome 2, ASM1932011v1, whole genome shotgun sequence:
- the LOC136536072 gene encoding leucine-rich repeat receptor-like protein FASCIATED EAR2: MEAGGDEDGKKEASAAGAQELTGSRRGSGEERGDGAGSPAGAGPISWSGPLSPSWRGVSLHPAMAPGPSPAAPSVAELLLRGLNLMGVLPTALLALLRRLRTLDLSSNTLSGELPCSLPRSLLMLDLSCNTLLGAVPTCLPSSLPAPHTLNLSANFLHLPLSPRLSFPACLAALDLSRNAIFGAVPPWIVADPDNSALLLLDLSHNCFSDEIPTGIAAIRSLKSLFLADSQLSGEIPPRIGNLTYLQVLDLSNNRLSGSVPAGLAGCFQLLYLQLGGTYGYYSMAYFLGYDQPNALKISREIPLPLAGCRSLEVVDLSGNEISGELSSAVTKWLSLKFLSLAGNQLFGHLPDWMFSFPLLQWLDLSSNKFVSFIPDGGFNVTEVLNGGGGQAQAQATPSETVLPPQLFVSASVNTVSWQLDLRYDLQAATGIDLSGNELRGEILEGLVAMKGLEYLNLSCNYLAGQIPAGLGGMGRLHTLDLSLSGEVPPKKLLLLDC; the protein is encoded by the exons ATGGAGGCCGGAGGAGATGAGGACGGGAAAAAGGAGGCGTCGGCCGCCGGTGCCCAGGAACTCACGGG ATCGAGGCGCGGGTCCGGCGAGGAACGCGGCGACGGGGCGGGCTCGCCGGCCGGCGCTGGTCCCATCTCCTGGAGTGGCCCGCTCTCGCCGTCCTGGCGCGGCGTGTCTCTCCACCCTGCCATGGCGCCAGGCCCCTCGCCCGCCGCGCCCTCCGTCGCCGAGCTCTTGCTCCGGGGCCTCAACCTCATGGGCGTGCTCCCCACGGCGCTGCTGGCGCTCCTCCGTCGCCTCCGCACGCTCGACCTCTCCTCCAACACGCTATCGGGAGAGCTCCCCTGCTCCCTCCCACGCTCGCTCCTCATGCTCGACCTCTCCTGCAACACGCTCTTAGGGGCTGTCCCTACCTGCCTGCCGTCCTCGCTCCCCGCGCCCCACACCCTCAACCTCTCCGCCAACTTCCTCCACCTCCCGCTCTCCCCGCGTCTCTCTTTTCCAGCGTGCCTTGCTGCCCTTGACCTCTCCCGCAACGCCATCTTTGGCGCCGTCCCGCCGTGGATCGTCGCCGACCCCGACAactccgccctcctcctcctcgacctCTCCCACAATTGCTTCTCCGATGAGATCCCCACCGGTATCGCAGCCATACGGAGCCTGAAGAGTCTGTTTCTCGCGGACAGCCAGCTTTCCGGGGAGATTCCTCCCAGAATAGGGAACCTGACCTATTTGCAGGTGCTGGATTTGTCGAATAACCGGTTGTCCGGTTCAGTGCCTGCCGGACTTGCAGGCTGCTTCCAGCTTCTGTACCTACAGCTTGGGGGTACATATGGCTACTATAGCATGGCTTATTTT ctgggATATGACCAGCCGAACGCGTTGAAGATATCTAGGGAGATTCCGCTGCCGCTGGCTGGGTGTAGGTCTTTGGAGGTGGTGGACTTGTCAGGAAATGAGATCTCCGGGGAGCTCAGCAGTGCTGTAACAAAAtggttgagcttgaagttcttgtcACTGGCTGGTAACCAGCTCTTCGGCCACCTACCTGACTGGATGTTCTCGTTTCCCCTGCTCCAGTGGCTTGATTTGTCTAGCAATAAGTTTGTAAGTTTCATCCCAGATGGTGGGTTCAATGTCACTGAAGTGCTTAACGGTGGAGGTGGTCAGGCCCAGGCTCAGGCGACTCCATCGGAGACTGTGCTTCCACCCCAATTGTTTGTGTCAGCTTCTGTGAACACGGTGTCATGGCAGTTGGATTTGAGGTATGATCTTCAGGCAGCTACTGGTATAGACCTGTCTGGGAATGAGCTCCGTGGCGAGATACTAGAAGGATTGGTTGCCATGAAGGGATTGGAGTATCTGAACCTCTCCTGTAATTACTTGGCTGGGCAGATCCCTGCAGGGCTTGGGGGCATGGGGAGGTTGCATACGCTTGACTTATCACTGTCAGGGGAGGTGCCACCGAAGA AACTATTGCTGTTAGATTGTTAG
- the LOC136536074 gene encoding serine/arginine-rich splicing factor RSZ22-like gives MEEQWLERYKKKDGEAGRGGSSSGGHGRGRGRGRGRGRSGGGGYEQRAGTNSAQGVGDDACKACGKKGHWAKDCRNKKKLEQAYMAQDDESTLLLAVDCEQGEGIFPQIEQLPPSEPRPATPPPIRADS, from the coding sequence ATGGAGGAGCAATGGCTGGAGCGGTACAAGAAGAAAGACGGCGAGGCTGGCCGGGGCGGCTCGAGCTCCGGTGGTCACGGACGAGGACGCGGTCGCGGCAGGGGCCGTGGacgcagcggtggcggcggctacGAGCAGCGGGCCGGGACGAACTCGGCCCAAGGCGTCGGCGATGATGCCTGCAAGGCCTGTGGCAAGAAAGGCCACTGGGCCAAAGATTGCAGGAACAAGAAGAAGCTGGAGCAGGCCTACATGGCCCAAGATGATGAGTCCACTCTGCTCCTTGCGGTGGACTGTGAGCAGGGGGAGGGGATTTTTCCCCAAATCGAGCAGCTGCCGCCGTCGGAGCCAAGACCGGCAACTCCACCACCGATCCGCGCCGACAGCTAG